The following are from one region of the Etheostoma spectabile isolate EspeVRDwgs_2016 chromosome 17, UIUC_Espe_1.0, whole genome shotgun sequence genome:
- the smim28 gene encoding uncharacterized protein smim28: protein MPNKLFCHVYEDVSVFSTPGRLFIRAGATRFGSDSLDTRTVCGPLFPLPPSPFQSSFQADLFSSAAGVPLRSQPTVHLVSRSTVQSIPPELSRPLQPVAPAGLHVLHPSTMRFLLESSWMKFGPAGRDSLDWSPGPSALPSTDRQAPGHSSGEAIISARSIAYITIATVSFLLLLLFSVLGFLIWRRRHGLGLGGKLGLANVIALEDLQDPERNCELLSSIRRSRGGQHRRPSSSSEQDATDGVFLMVYLPSPYEQTLTRIARAASTSSSNKDLDLLPPSPGPETGCREGGRDEAE, encoded by the exons atGCCCAACAAGCTGTTTTGCCATGTGTATGAGGACGTCTCGGTGTTCTCCACACCGGGGAGGCTGTTTATTAGAGCTGGGGCGACGCGCTTTGGTTCCGATTCG CTGGACACCCGGACTGTCTGCGGGCctctttttcccctccccccctcccccttccagTCATCATTTCAGGCTGATCTCTTCAGCTCGGCAGCCGGTGTCCCTCTGCGCTCCCAGCCGACTGTCCACCTCGTCTCTCGGTCCACCGTCCAGAGTATCCCCCCGGAGCTCTCTCGGCCCCTGCAGCCCGTGGCTCCGGCTGGGCTTCACGTCCTCCACCCTTCCACCATGCGGTTTCTGTTGGAGAGCAGCTGGATGAAGTTTGGACCGGCCGGCCGAGACTCTCTGGACTGGTCTCCTGGACCCTCGGCTCTGCCCTCCACCGACAGACAGGCACCG GGCCACAGCTCAGGTGAGGCCATCATCAGCGCCAGATCCATTGCCTACATCACCATAGCGACcgtctccttcctcctcctcctcctcttcagtgTTCTGGGCTTCCTGATCTGGCGCCGCCGCCACGGCTTGGGCCTCGGCGGCAAACTGGGATTGGCCAATGTGATCGCCCTGGAGGACCTGCAGGATCCCGAGAGGAACTGCGAGCTGCTGTCGTCCATCCGGCGCAGCAGGGGGGGGCAGCACCGGCGGCCCAGCTCCAGCTCCGAGCAGGACGCGACGGACGGCGTGTTCCTCATGGTCTACCTGCCCTCGCCATACGAACAGACGCTCACCAGGATTGCCAGAGCAGCCAGCACGAGCAGCTCCAACAAGGACCTGGACCTGCTGCCGCCGAGTCCCGGGCCAGAGACAGGCTGCAGGGAAGGAGGACGAGATGAGGCTGAATGA
- the LOC116705461 gene encoding G-protein coupled receptor 4: MEDFNKPIQHENSKLIIQVVTYIIISIGLPLTLVAIYALCSQVRKDNVAPIYVINLLISDLIQFCCMIVWVARPKDLRTIDKIDGLIYGCSLMASVCFMVCIALERYLVIAWPLWYRFRRTIKISVVVCVLVWIICFAIGFIVVFWYIPEFSVIILASFFFLPLPLLIMFLGGTLKALSASVSVPADGKRRIVAMLVLVLLIYLLLFLPMMITLLQAPDRYDTTLHSLSGVFLKMSPLADLFLYVVMRKGAIDKLLAFVFCCRMDSEDVSTSTV, encoded by the exons ATGGAAGATTTCAACAAGCCCATCCAACATGAAAACTCTAAATTGATCATACAAGTGGTGACATACATTATCATTTCTATTGGACTTCCTTTGACCCTCGTGGCCATCTATGCTCTTTGTTCTCAG GTGCGAAAGGATAATGTTGCTCCAATCTACGTCATCAACCTTCTCATTTCCGACCTCATTCAGTTCTGCTGCATGATCGTTTGGGTGGCACGACCTAAGGACCTAAGGACCATAGATAAAATAGACGGTCTCATTTATGGCTGTAGTCTGATGGCCAGTGTTTGTTTCATGGTGTGCATCGCCCTGGAAAG GTATTTGGTCATCGCCTGGCCACTGTGGTACCGCTTCAGACGGACCATCAAGATCTCCGTGGTGGTCTGTGTCCTGGTCTGGATCATTTGTTTTGCCATTGGcttcattgttgtattttggtaTATTCCAGAGTTTTCAGTGATCATCTTAGCCAGCTTTTTCTTCCTTCCCCTCCCACTGCTCATAATGTTCCTGGGTGGGACCCTCAAAGCCCTGTCTGCTTCCGTCTCAGTTCCTGCTGATGGGAAACGACGAATTGTGGCAATGTTGGTCCTGGTGTTGCTTATTTACCTGCTGCTGTTCCTACCCATGATGATCACGCTTCTGCAAGCACCTGACAGATATGACACGACCCTTCACAGCCTGTCTGGTGTATTTCTTAAGATGAGTCCTCTTGCAGACTTATTTCTATATGTTGTCATGAGGAAAGGGGCCATAGACAAGCTTTTggcctttgtgttttgttgcagAATGGACAGCGAGGATGTCAGCACTTCAACAGTATGA